The DNA window TCAAAGCAGCTCGAGCCGTTGCCGACGCCGTTCGAACTAGCTTAGGTCCTAAAGGTATGGACAAAATGATCTCGACCGCCAACGGCGAAGTCATCATAACCAACGACGGCGCCACTATCTTGAACAAGATGGAAGTCCTCCAGCCCGCCGCTAAAATGCTCGTAGACTTGTCTAAATCGCAAGATTCTGCTGCCGGTGACGGTACCACTACCGTTGTCGTCATCGCCGGCGCCCTTCTTAAACAGTGTTTATTGCTTCTTACCAATGGTATCCATCCTACTGTTATCTCTGATTCTCTCCACAAGGCTTCGACTAAAGCCGTCGATGTACTCACCGCCATGGCCGTCCCTCTCGAGATCTCTGACCGtgaatctttaatcaaatccgcCAGCACTTCGTTGAACAGCAAGGTTGTTAGCCAATACTCGACTCTACTGGCACCGTTGGCCGTTGATTCAGTTCTCTCGGTTGTGGATCCAGCAAAACCGGATATGGTTGATTTACGAGACATCAAGATTGTGAAAAAGCTGGGCGGAACCGTGGACGATACTGAGTTAGTTAAAGGGCTGGTTTTTGATAAGAAAGCGAGTCATGCAGCTGGAGGACCAACCAGAATGGAGAACGCAAAATTGCGgtaattcaatttcaaatttccCCTCCTAAAACTGATATTGAACAGAGTATTGTAGTTTCAGATTATACTCAAATGGATAGGATATTGAAAGAGGAAAGGAATTACATTTTGGGTATGATTAAGAAGATCAAGGCAACGGGATGTAATGTTTTGTTGATTCAAAGAGTATTTTGAGGGATGCTGTTACTGATTTGTCATTGCATTATCTGGCCAAAGCTAAGATTATGGTTATTAAGGACGTTGAGAGGGAGGATATTGAGTTTATCACCAAGACCTTGAATTGTTTGCCTATTGCTAATATTGAGCATTTTCGAGCTGAGAAGTTGGGGCATGCTGATCTTGTCGAGGAGGTTTCACTTGGTGATGGGAAAATTGTTAAAGTTACTGGGATTAAGGATATGGGAAGGACTACTACTGTTTTGATTCGTGGTTCGAATCAGTTAGTTATCGATGAAGCCGAGAGGAGTTTACATGATGCTTTGTGTGTGGTTAGGTGTTTGGTTAGCAAGAGGTTTTTGATTGCCGGTGGCGGTGCTCCGGAGATTGAATTGTCCAGGCAGCTTGGTGCTTGGTCTAAGGTGTTGCATGGTATGGAGGGCTATTGTGTGAGGTCATTTGCTGAAGCACTGGAAGTTATTCCTTACACATTGGCTGAAAATGCCGGGTTGAACCCTATTGCTATTGTGACTGAGCTGAGGAATCGACATGCTCAAGGAGAGATCAATGCTGGGATCAATGTGAGGAAAGGACAGATTACTAATATCTTGGAGGAGAATGTAGTGCAGCCTTTGCTTGTAAGCACGAGTGCAATTACACTGGCTACAGAGTGTGTGAGGATGATTTTGAAGATTGATGATATCGTTAATGTTAGGTAATTTCATGCTCTGGAGATGATATGTGTTTCTCTAGTTATCTTTTGCATCTGTTGGCTATTTGAATTAGTAGTTATGTTTCATTTTAGACTCGACTATGGTTAGAATTATGAAATGGCAATCTACTGCCAAATATTTGCTTTCATCGAGGATATTATATGGTGgctttttcttgaattttcttttttgtttgtttgttttcttttcaaaGCTGTGTTTTTTGGTGAACAATGAAACAATACACATGCAGCATGCACATCTTACGATTCAAGCACTTCTCTAGAATGAGAATTAATGTATAGCAGATTTGACTTCAATGCAACATGTTTTGATTGGAATACTAGATGTGATTGTTTAATAAGTTTTAAGTGTAATAGTTATAATAAAGTAGTGATATGATTGTTACTATAAGTTGAAGCCTTTGTTACTTGCCCCGAATGTCAGTTCTGGATATGGTTACGTGTCTTTCACAggaatgtttaatttttaaaaaattttcatgcatctgGAGGGTCCTTGGAGTGTTATACCCCAATATTTATATCCGAATGTTGGACACGGGTACTCCAATAATAATGAATGGTTGGAGCATATGTTGAAGCTACAAACATATTTAATTTCTCTATCATCACGTGCTGTATGTTAGCATCCTATGTTACTCGGCCTCTGGTGTGAGTCTTGGATACAATATGTATCAGACACCAGTATGGTTAGATTTTTGTAAACCTTTCAATGTATTTGGAGGATATTTGAAGGTCATATCCCCATATTCATATGTTGGAAATAAGTGTTAGATATAATTACTTCAAGAAGAAATCAAGAATCCGAACAATATAGTTGGCATCCTATCGTATATATGGAGGGTCTTGTCTCGGTACTTGAGTCTGAAAATGCGTTCAATATAAGTCCCTTAACATTGGTAAGGTATGAAAAATCAAGAGTCCGAGCAACGTAGCTGGCATCTTATCATGTTTTTGGAGGGTTCAAATCATCAttgtacaatatatatataaacttagagaaaaaattaaaaacatacatTTGATTCGACTTTGAGTCCGGTAGGTTTAGATGGGTACTCTCGCATTGTTGTTTATTATACATACTTTTACATTAAAATTGTAGGTATGTGAAGATTTCAGCAGCAGTGCTTTTGTAGCTTTTAGTATGGATGATGTTTGGACATGACACGACAAACACAATACTAAAATGTGTCACAAATGAATAGAAATTAAATTGTCAAtggaaaaaatataatataaatatgcaaaattctAAATCTCTAGTTCCAAAATTGTCTAGGGAAACAATGCATTTGGTGTAAAAAATGATTGGAGCACACACGCAATGAACTTTGATTTCGAAGGAGCAAGATGAGGGCTGATAATCCAATTAAACCACATTGCAGCACTTAATTTCAACTAGAAAACTTCATTTAACCACTGCTAAACATTGAAAACAAAAAGATACAAGCTCCACAATATTCCTTTGGATTGAACCCACAAAATATACCCAAAAAGAGAACCTTCACAAAATCTCCTTTACCGGCTGAATCAACATGACATAAGAAACTTTAACTCCAATCAACTTTTCTCAGGGTCTCAATCACTGGTTCAAAATCGCTACTCATTGGAACGATGTTTGTCATACGAAGATGTTCTGCTTTGCCCCTTTTTGGTGTGTTCAATGTCACCTTCAATAATTCTCCCACCAATACTTTACTAGCTATTTTAACTGTATTATGAACCAAAACACAAACTCCATGATTGCTCAAAACACCCAAAGCTTCCAAACAACAATATATTAGTAATTATCAatctaaaaaatgaaataattctAGACTTATCTGCTCATTTACCCAATATTTTAAAAAGTTGATAAAACATCACAATTGTTGTTgaaaaagcaagaaaaaaaaatattaccaGCACAAGGttgttgaattgaaaaatcaaagAATTCCTGAGCAGAACAACCAAAGATGACTTGTGCAGCCCTATCAAAAGCTACAACATTCATAACCCTTGTCTCTGTTCCAATTGAAAACTGCCCTaacccaaaaacaaaaaacaaaaaaacaaatgaTTGCCTTTCAATGAAACCCAGAAACACACGGTTTACGAAAAGCAAAGTTAATGCAAAGAGAAAGACATGGACATACGAGTAAGCGGAAGAGTCTCTTAGAACTGCGCCGGCGACCGGCGCATTTGCGATTGTTGCAGATAAACTCGGCCGGCTTGTCATCAGAGACAGGCGTTTCGCAAAAACGACAAACTTTATAAGAGAAACAAGATTGATCCATTGCTAAAATTGAACATACTAACCTTGTTGATTCATTACCTTGCATCCTTTAAAGCTTGTCTTTTTTCGTTCTTCTCCTTTTCAGTTTTTACTCGCAGTGTTTTGCCCTTCCCACTTTCCCGTCATTTAAAGTTTCAGCTTAATGCCCGCTTTGGccctaatttatatatttttttgccactttaattatttttttaaaaattcattttaatacttaaattattatttgttacatGATTTAACTCACcgttttaaaaagtaaaataaaatgaactcgaattattattatttttaaatgaatgtttaattaataaattacaacTGAATAATATGAGTGCTATTAAAACACATCACATCActcatttaaaaaaatgtattatatattattttaattaaaaatatattatataacatataaatatttctaaaaatgtaaaaataaaattttaaaatatataaatacaaattttaaaatgtcaaaataatatgTATATTCTAAAAAACACGTGACAACTGATGGTCCATGAACAAGAAGTAATGGCTACTGTCAAATTTTGTGCTCCAGAATTTTGTCAAagaagataaaaagaaaagggagaagaaaaataaataaatttaaaaaaaattaaaattttaagttttgaaattcttagaattaaatttattttttaaaaaaatttaaaattaaatcaaattacgTCATTTATAagcatttaaaattattatttttagaataaaagaTCAAATGGACTCAAATTTGTAAAACCTTAAAAACTAAATTTGTCATAGAAAAGAATACAAGTTTGACCTATCCTTCTCCTCTGTATAGCAATCCTTAAAATTAAAAAggaattcatttaaaatttttataatttataaaattttaaattagtaataataaaattatacttttaatttaaaaattaataaaaattataaaaatatttaatggtgaaattgtaattttattatcataaaaatatacaatttaatttcagccctccaaaaaaattttctagctcCGCCACTACGGTATAGTATATAAGTATGTATCTAACACAGTTTGTTCAAGTTTTTCAAGAAAATAAGAGTTTCATACATTTGAAGGTCATATCTGTATAACCATGTCTAG is part of the Gossypium hirsutum isolate 1008001.06 chromosome D11, Gossypium_hirsutum_v2.1, whole genome shotgun sequence genome and encodes:
- the LOC107904652 gene encoding LOW QUALITY PROTEIN: T-complex protein 1 subunit delta (The sequence of the model RefSeq protein was modified relative to this genomic sequence to represent the inferred CDS: inserted 2 bases in 2 codons); this translates as MAAVTAAQPRSSKTESYVDNKRKEDIRQANIKAARAVADAVRTSLGPKGMDKMISTANGEVIITNDGATILNKMEVLQPAAKMLVDLSKSQDSAAGDGTTTVVVIAGALLKQCLLLLTNGIHPTVISDSLHKASTKAVDVLTAMAVPLEISDRESLIKSASTSLNSKVVSQYSTLLAPLAVDSVLSVVDPAKPDMVDLRDIKIVKKLGGTVDDTELVKGLVFDKKASHAAGGPTRMENXKIAVIQFQISPPKTDIEQSIVVSDYTQMDRILKEERNYILGMIKKIKATGCNVLLIXKSILRDAVTDLSLHYLAKAKIMVIKDVEREDIEFITKTLNCLPIANIEHFRAEKLGHADLVEEVSLGDGKIVKVTGIKDMGRTTTVLIRGSNQLVIDEAERSLHDALCVVRCLVSKRFLIAGGGAPEIELSRQLGAWSKVLHGMEGYCVRSFAEALEVIPYTLAENAGLNPIAIVTELRNRHAQGEINAGINVRKGQITNILEENVVQPLLVSTSAITLATECVRMILKIDDIVNVR
- the LOC107904653 gene encoding uncharacterized protein translates to MQGNESTRLVCSILAMDQSCFSYKVCRFCETPVSDDKPAEFICNNRKCAGRRRSSKRLFRLLFSIGTETRVMNVVAFDRAAQVIFGCSAQEFFDFSIQQPCAVKIASKVLVGELLKVTLNTPKRGKAEHLRMTNIVPMSSDFEPVIETLRKVDWS